The Calliphora vicina chromosome 3, idCalVici1.1, whole genome shotgun sequence genome contains a region encoding:
- the LOC135954121 gene encoding phospholipid scramblase 1-like isoform X2: MKIKGDWMSIPPGIPNCPRGLEYLTSIDQLLVKQKVELLEAFTGFETNNKFSIKNALGQKVYYAVEDTDCCTRNMCGPARPFDMKIFDNFRNEVIHVHRPLACSSCLFPCCLQSMEVSAPPGNVIGTIEQEWSLCAPAFRIKNHIGDTVLRIEGPICTFSMCGDVEFNIVSLTGENIGKISKQWSGLAREIFTDADFFGITFPLDLDVRMKAVLLGATFLIDAMFFEKSANIESDRPGML, translated from the exons GCGACTGGATGAGTATACCTCCCGGCATACCGAATTGTCCACGAGGTTTGGAATACCTTACTAGTATAGATCagcttttagttaaacaaaaagtCGAATTATTAGAGGCATTTACCGGTTTCGAGACCAACAATAAATTCTCCATTAAAAATGCGCTCGGTCAAAAGGTCTACTATGCGGTGGAAGACACCGACTGTTGCACACGTAACATGTGTGGTCCAGCTCGACCATTCgatatgaaaatttttgataatttccGCAACGAAGTTATACATGTACATCGGCCATTGGCCTGTTCCAGTTGTTTGTTTCCATGCTGTTTACAATCAATGGAGGTTTCGGCACCACCCGGTAATGTTATCGGTACAATCGAACAAGAATGGAGTCTCTGTGCACCAgcatttagaattaaaaatcaTATTGGTGATACAGTTTTACGCATTGAGGGTCCTATTTGTACATTTTCAATGTGTGGTGATGTCGAATTTAAT ATCGTTTCTCTGACTGGTGAAAATATTGGCAAAATTTCTAAACAATGGTCTGgtttagcacgtgaaatttttaCTGATGCCGATTTCTTTGGCATTACTTTTCCCTTAGACTTGGATGTGCGTATGAAAGCTGTGCTTTTAGGTGCAACATTCCTTATT GATGCCATGTTCTTTGAAAAATCTGCTAACATTGAAAGTGATCGTCCCGGAATGctgtaa
- the LOC135954299 gene encoding phospholipid scramblase 1-like — translation MSYGEVPFGGGAQPPNAGPSAYVAPPQQMQYGEGPPQQYNGVFKPGYGAPQAPIVTQPGQPMSPGQPMGPSGDWVSITPGIPDCPRGLEYLTSIDQLLVKQKVELLEAFTGFETNNKFSIKNSLGQMVYYAVEDTDCCTRNMCGPARPFDMKIFDNFRNEVMHVYRPLACSSCLCPCCLQSMEVSAPPGNVIGTIEQEWSLCAPAFRIKNHIGDTVLRIEGPICTFSMCGDVEFNIVSLTGGNVGKICKQWSGLAREIFTDADFFGITFPLDLDVRMKAVLLGATFLIDAMFFEKSGKN, via the exons ATGTCATACGGTGAAGTACCTTTTGGTGGTGGAGCCCAGCCGCCAAATGCTGGGCCATCTGCATATGTTGCACCTCCACAACAAATGCAATACGGTGAAGGTCCACCTCAGCAGTATAATGGAGTTTTTAAACCAGGATATGGTGCACCACAAGCTCCTATTGTAACTCAACCAGGTCAGCCTATGTCACCAGGTCAACCTATGGGACCATCCG GCGACTGGGTGAGTATAACTCCCGGCATACCGGATTGTCCACGCGGTTTGGAATACCTTACTAGTATAGATCagcttttagttaaacaaaaagtCGAATTATTAGAGGCATTTACCGGTTTCGAGACCAACAATAAATTCTCCATTAAAAATTCGCTCGGTCAAATGGTGTACTATGCGGTGGAAGACACCGACTGTTGCACACGTAATATGTGTGGTCCAGCTCGACCATTCgatatgaaaatttttgataatttccGCAACGAAGTTATGCATGTATATCGGCCATTGGCCTGTTCCAGTTGTTTGTGTCCATGCTGTTTACAATCAATGGAGGTTTCGGCACCACCCGGTAATGTTATCGGTACAATCGAACAAGAATGGAGTCTCTGTGCACCAgcatttagaattaaaaatcaTATTGGTGATACAGTTTTACGTATTGAGGGTCCTATTTGTACATTTTCAATGTGCGGTGATGTCGAATTTAAT ATCGTTTCTCTGACTGGTGGAAATGTTggcaaaatttgtaaacaatGGTCTGGcttagcacgtgaaatttttaCTGATGCCGATTTCTTTGGCATTACTTTTCCCTTAGACTTGGATGTGCGTATGAAAGCTGTGCTTTTAGGTGCAACATTCCTTATT GATGCCATGTTCTTTGAAAAATCTGGTAAAAATTGA